The following are encoded together in the Kwoniella europaea PYCC6329 chromosome 1, complete sequence genome:
- a CDS encoding thioredoxin, whose product MAPNITEIESTSQFDGIVRSLPPNQLLVIDFHAVWCGPCHAIAPVLEQLSNSYKHVKFVKIDVDRQAQLAQRFQVRAMPTFKFLKGGREVDELRGASPPQLNALVSKHAGTPAAATSTQASSSSNTVKSSAPSESTGSLLKHIVSNGLSCLNESSDHPLSSIVGPNPGPKGTSYLESDADAELLISIPFQDQVKLKSISIFSAISPSQAPKSIKLFINTPNIDFSDAESLNPAQEIELTPEQVKGEKVDLRFVRFQNVRSLHILIKDNQEDEETTRIDSIEIFGTTGDASTEKAPAGQAAGGGSMMDRLMGRA is encoded by the exons ATGGCCCCGAACATCACGGAGATCGAGTCAACCTCTC AGTTCGACGGTATCGTCAGGAGTTTGCCGCCCAACCAGCTTCTTGTCATAG ATTTCCATGCC GTTTGGTGCGGTCCATGTCATGCTATTGCCCCGGTGCTAGAACAGCTCTCGAACTCT TATAAACACGTAAAATTCGTT AAAATAGATGTGGATCGACAAGCTCAACTCGCTCAGAGATTCCAGGTCAGGGCCATGCCTACCTTCAAGTTCTTGAAAGGAGGACGagaggtagatgag CTTCGTGGAGCTTCTCCTCCTCAGCTAAACGCTCTCGTATCTAAGCATGCAGGTACACCGGCCGCCGCTACAAGCACACAAGCCTCTTCGTCCTCAAACACTGTGAAATCATCTGCTCCTAGTGAAAGTACCGGATCCCTTCTCAAACACATCGTTTCAAATGGATTATCATGTCTCAACGAATCATCTGATCACCCACTTTCGTCAATCGTCGGACCCAACCCTGGACCGAAAGGGACATCGTACCTTGAATCAGATGCAGACGCGGAGCTACTTATctccatcccattccaagATCAAGTAAAactcaaatccatctctatcttctCAGCCATCAGCCCTTCTCAAGCTCCTAAATCAATAAAGCTATTCATCAATACTCCCAATATCGATTTCTCAGATGCGGAAAGTCTAAACCCAGCTCAGGAGATCGAATTGACACCCGAACAggtcaaaggtgaaaaagtGGATTTGAGATTCGTTAGATTCCAAAACGTTAGAAGTTTACATATCCTGATCAAGGATAATCaggaggacgaggagacTACTAGGATCGATTCGATTGAAATCTTCGGAacga CCGGAGATGCGAGTACCGAGAAAGCTCCTGCTGGGCAAGCTGCAGGCGGTGGATCCATGATGGATAGACTAATGGGCAGAGCTTAG